A segment of the Capnocytophaga sp. ARDL2 genome:
AACATCTATTCACGATGAGGATGATATCATTGAATACACTACTGATCCTGAGTTGATTTTTGAAAAATGGCAAAAGTCTGTAGATGCAGTTATTGACGGAGGTATTGTAGGAAATGAAGCCTCGACGGTAATCGATTTGTCGGAATATGAACCAGTGGTGGTAAGAGAAGGAAAAGGGAATATCGATATATTGTAATTTTGGAATCAAATAATTAAAGCGTATTTTTGCGTTATGGAAACAAACAGACAGAAAAAAATGGGTGCTTTGTTGCAAGAAGAATTAGTGGATATCTTGCAAGGCGAAGTGCGTAAAAACGGAATATCAAACTTAATTATTTCAGTTTCAAAAGTATCGGTAACTACAGATTTGTCGATTGCCAAAGTGTATTTGAGTATTTTCCCAGCCGAAAAAGGAGGTGAATTGATCAAAGCCATTCAATCAAATGCACCGCTTATTAAACACGATTTGGCTCAACGCGTAAAAAATCAGTTGAGAAAAGTGCCTAATCTTTCGTTTTATATCGACGATTCGTTGGAATATATCGAAAAAATCGACGAAGCATTGAAAGGAACAGAAAACCCTATTGAAAATAGAGATTTATTGGTACGAAGAAAGAAAAAATAATCGCGTAGGGGCAAAAAATCTTTTGTCCTTTTATGTTATTCTTATTTTTTAATTCGATTTACACAAATGTTTTTTTGATAGATAAAAAATAAAATCTGTGATAATCAGCCTTAAATCGAAGGTTTAATCGTTTCTAAGAGCAGTTTTATGAGTAATTCTTTCGAAAAAAAATTGTGTGATCTCCGAAATCTGCGTGAGAACAGAATGTACGATTTGATATTTGTAATAATTTAAACCGTGATAAAACTCGTCTATTACATCGCAAAGCGATATGCGTTTAGCAAGAGCAAAACCAAGGGCATCAACATCATTACGACGATTTCCAGTTTGGGAATTGTCATGAGTACGATGGCGTTGTTTGTAGTTTTGTCGGTATTTAGCGGATTGGAATCACACATTCGTACGTTTACAGACGCACTCGATCCTGAATTGACGATTTTTCCCAAAAAGGGAAAAACGATTCAATTATCGCCTGAGAAATTACAACAAATCAATCAAATAAACGGAGTTCAACACACGGCTCAGGTAGTCGAAGAACGTGTAGTGTTTACCTACGGAGGCAAACAACAAGTAGCGACTATCAAGGCGGTAAGTGCTGGATATGATGAAGTATTTGGCGTCAGAAATTTTACAGATTACGACCAATGGATAGACCCTAATACCCACGAAGTGGTGTTAGATAAAAATCTGGTGTATCAATTGGGAATCGGTCAAAATCCTGAAGAAAACATCTTGGAAGTATTGGCGATGAAGCCAGGAAAAGGACTACTTGGTTCGGTTGAAGATGCTTATGTGAGTTTTCCGTTGTATCCTATAGATGTGTATATGGCAGAGGCGGCAGGTGATGGAAAAAGTTTTGTATTTGCCGATTTGGAAGTAGGGCAGAAATTATTGTCGCTCAACCAAAATCAATATTCAAAATTGGAACTAAAAATTGATGAAAATCAAAATTTAAAACCAATTATTCAGCAAATAGAAACTCATTTTCCCAATCAATTCGAAATAAAAACACGCGAACAACTCAATGATAGCTTGTACAAAATGCTAAAAACCGAAGCCTTGGCAGTGTATTTGGTATTTACTTTGGTAATTGTGATTACGCTATTTTGCCTATGTGGAGCGTTGATTATGATAATATTAGAAAAAAAGGAAGCGATAAAAACATTGAGTTACTTAGGATTTACCATACAAAATATCCGCAAGATATTTTTCTTACAAGGAATGATTATCACCGCCTTAGGAACATTGGTTGGACTGATTTTGGGTGTAATTATAGCCTTTTGTCAGAAACAATTTCAATGGATTATGGTCAATCCCACATTTGCCTATCCGATAGAATGGCGTTTTGAAAATGTAGCAACCGTACTTGCTACACTATTGATTTTGGGATTAATAGCTTGTTTGATTACTTCTTCGAGGATTCGTCGAGAGATGATTGAGAGGTAGAGGTTTGATTCTCAATATGAACAACAAATTTACCAATGGCATATCTCTTATGATAAGTAAAAAATATAACTATTGCGATTTTCAAAAAGAAAATCATAATAGTCTTTTTCATTTGATGTTTTCATTTGGATTTAATTCTTATTTATTATTATTTCGGTTGTTTGCAAAAGAAATTGCAATAAAACCCAACAAAAATAAAATAACTATTATTAAAGTCATCATTTTTACTTTTTTTGAAATTAAACAATTAACATAAGACAAAAATAATTATATCCATCGAATATAAATCAGTAATTCTTAAGTAATAATACCATTTGTATAATAAAAAGAAAAATTTTATCTTTATACCCTATTAAAGTCAATAGATTTATAGGTTTTAAACTTTGTACCTAATATTTTGTACAATAATTCGTATGAAAGAAAACACCTTACCAGAAAAAAGATATTATTCCATAGGCGAATTGGCTACTTATTTTCAAGTAAATGCTTCGTTGTTGCGTTTTTGGGAAAAGGAATTTGATATTTTAAAACCAAAGAAAAACGCTAAGGGAAATAGAATGTTTACACCGCAAGATGTAAAGCATTTGCACACTATTTTTTATTTGGTAAAAGAAAAAGGTTATACCCTCGATGGAGCGAAAGAATATTTGAAAAATTCGTCAAAAGAGCCTTTGACAATCCTTGAAATCATTCAGAAATTACAAAACATAAAACAACAATTAGTACAAATAAAAAACAATCTTTAAAAAAACAGACAAATATGAGAAAAGTATTACCAGCTATTGCCGTAGTAGGCGTATTGATTATTGCGATGTTTTTCGCATGGATGAATTTCAACAATACCGCTTTGAAATTAAACCAAGATACCGAGCGTACTTGGGCTGATGTAGAAACCGCTTATCAAAGAAGAAATGACCTAATTGGTAACTTGGTTAGCACTGTAAAAGGAGCGGCTGAGCATGAAAAATCGACTTTGGAAGCCGTGGTAAATGCAAGAGCAAAAGCAACACAAGTAACCGTAGACCCAACGAATATAACACCAGAGCAAATGCAACAATTCCAAGAAGCACAATCGGGAGTTTCGTCGGCTTTGAGTCGTTTGTTGGTTACGGTAGAAAATTACCCAACATTACAAGCAAATCAAAACTTTTTGAAATTGCAAGATGAATTGGCATCTACAGAAAATCAAATTCTTACAGCTCGTACACGATTTAATGCGACCGTTACAGAATACAACAATTATGTGATGAAAATGCCAAACAAATTGTTTTTAGGCAATTATCCTCAAAAAGCGTATTTTGCTTCGGAAAAAGGTGCTGAAAAAGCTCCAAAAGTAGAATTTTAATTCGATTTTACTCATATATTACACAGATTTATACACCTTTGGTGTAGATTTTTTAGCCACGAATTACACAGATTTTCATAAATTATTTTTTTTACAAATTACATAATTAGTGTTAAATTAATGCGTAAATTTTGGCGAAACCTTGGATCGTAAAATTTAATTCAAACAGTTGGAATAACCGTGTTTCGAAGCAACCCCTAAAAGCGGAAGCTTAAAATATCTGTGTCATCCGCTCGAATCAAAATAAACGCAAAGTAGATGATAAATAAAATCTGCGTGTAACAAAAATACAATCATGCCGCATACAAATAACTTTTTAACACACGAGGAAGAACAGCAAGTGGTTCAGGCAATTATTCAAGCCGAAAAAAACACTACTGGCGAAATTCGCGTACATATTGAAAATCATTCTAATAGCAAATTGATGGAAAGAGCTTGGGAAGTTTTTCACTTGTTGGAAATGCAAAAAACAAACGCCAGAAATGGTGTTTTGTTTTATGTAGGTACTATCGATCATCGTTTTGCAATCGTTGGAGATGAAGGAATCAACCGAGTTGTTCCCGATGATTTTTGGGAATGTACCAAAGATGTGGTGATTTCCAATTTTAAGAATAAAAACTATTGCCAAGGATTGGTAGAAGGTGTGTTGAGAGCAGGTGAACAATTGAAAAAATATTTTCCAGCGGACGAATCGACATCAATTGACGAATTGTCTAATGAAATATCTAAAGGAGTTTTGGGTGTTTCAAGTTGATTTTTGTTTTAGGATTTGAAACCTAAAACTTGAAACTTTGAACCTGAAATGCCAAAGGCAACAAATTCAAACCTTATTTTTTATTTATGAAAAAACTGCTACACTATATTTTTCCATTACTGTTGCTTTTTCAAGTAGGAATATCTTATGCACAATTTGAAATACCGCCCAAACCACAAGGTATTGAGCAAACCAGTGTATATGACTATGCAAATTTGTTGTGTTTAGAAGATAAAAAAGCCTTAGAGCAAAAACTCATCAATTATGCAGATAGTACTTCTAATCAGATTGTAATAGCCATTATTCCATCATTGAAAGGAGAATACGAGGGAACATTGGCACCTAGTTGGGCTCACAAATGGGGCATTGGTCAGAAAGGAAAAGACAATGGTGTTTTTATACTTTTGGCAGAGCAAGAACGCAAATTGTGGATTGCTCCTGGATATGGTTTAGAACACTTATTGACTGCGGGAGTCAATGGGCAAATTATTAGAAATGAAATCATTCCTTATTTCAAACAAGGAGATTACTACGGAGGATTGGACAATGGGACTGATCAATTGATTGCTTTGTTTTCGGGTCAATATATAGTAGAAGAGGGTTCAGATGAAGGAGCTAATGCAGGGTTGATTACCTTACTATTGATGATAGGTGTCATAGCGTTATTGGTTTATTGGTCAAATAAACAAAACAAAAAGAAAATTAAAAAATACAAAGACGCCGGTTTAAGCATGGAAGATATTATGATAATTCTTTCACGAGCAGGAAGAAATAATAAATCTGGTGGTTGGAAAGGCGGAGGCTTTGGCGGCGGTGGATTCGGTGGCGGATTTTCAGGAGGTTTCGGAGGAGGCGGATTCTCTGGAGGTGGAGCAGGAGGAAGTTGGTAAATAGTAAAAAATAATGTAAAAATACCTGTTGTGCATTATGAAATAAAATAAAAAAAGTTGTTCATTTAACTGAAATTCAGTATATTTAGTTCGCTAAAACAAATAAAAAATGAACAACTTAGAGCAAATATACGAAAGAATTTTAGAAGTTTTAGAAGATTTTTTTCCTCATCAACTTTTACCTTATCAAAGGAGAAAGCCAAAAATGAGTGATTTAGAATTGGTGAGTTTAAATTTAACAGCAGAATATTTAAGTATTGATAGTGAATTACAACTCTTTAGAAAAATACCTAATTCTTTGAAAAACAAAATAGAAAGAAGTGTTTATAACAAAAGAAAACGAAATCTTTTTTATTATATAAATCAGATTAGGGAAAAACTTGCAATGTGTTTTAATAGAGAGGAGAGTTATTTTGTAATTGATAGTATGCCTTTGAAAATATGTGAAAATGCTAGAGCAATGAGAAGTAAAATTTGTAGAGACGAAAGTTTTTCATATCCTGATTATGGTTTTTGTGCTAGTCAGAAGTTACATTATTTTGGATATAAATTACACATAATCTGTTCAATAGAAGGTATTGTACAAAGTTTAGATATGACTCCAGCATCTGTTCACGATGTTCATTATTTAAAAGATGTTAGTTCTCAAATTCAAAATTGCGTTTTGATTGGTGATAGAGGTTATATATCGTCACAATATCAATTAGATTTGTTTAACACTGCTACTATTCAGTTAGATACACCTAAAAGAATAAATCAAAAAGATTACAAACCTCAATTTTATTTATTCAAAAAGAAGAGAAAAAGAATCGAAACTCTATTTTCTCAACTTTGTGATCAATTTATGATTAAAAGGAATTATGCTAAATCATTCAACGGTTTTAAAACACGAATTATCAGTAAAATAACTGCTTTAACCTTAATTCAATACATTAACAAATTTGTATTAAAAAAGGAAATAAATAAAATTAAAGCAAGTATAATTTAAAATGCACAACGGGTGTAAAAATGTCTGGAAATTTATATTTCAGACATTTTTTATGTGCAAAATAAAATAAAAGTAAAACCTTTCTATCTGTAGCAATTGTCAACCTAATTTTTCTTTTATCTTTGCAGAAAGAACTTATAGTATGTCATCAATAAAAATTGTAAAATATTCCTTAAAAGATTATCATCTCTGGAACAACTTTGTAGCCCAAGCAAAAAACGCTACATTTTTGTTTCATAGAGATTATATGGAATACCATAAGGATAGATTTGAGGATTTTTCGTTGATGATTTTTGAAAAAGAGGAATTGATTGCGTTGCTTCCTGCTCATATTTCTGGGGATAAAATATTCTCTCACAACGGATTGACCTACGGAGGATTGATTTGTCAGTCAAAATTACGAACAACAGATTTTGTTGAAATTTTTTATCATTTGATGAAATTTTTACACGAAAATGCTATTTCTCAATGGTTTTGGAAGGAAATTCCGAATTTTTATACCACAAATGGCAATGATGAATTGAAGTATTTGACATTTGTAACCGAAGCAAAATTGTATCGCAGAGATTTGTGTTCGGTAATTGATTTAAAACAAAAAATCCCTACCACTCACGGACTGAATTGGAAAGTCAATAAGGCGAAAAAAGCAGGAGCAATCATTGAAAAAAGTACCAATTTTTCTTTTTTTTGGAATGAAATTTTATCGGTGGAATTGTTAGAAAAATACGGAGTAAAACCTGTGCATTCTTTGGAAGAAATTCAATTTTTACACGATAAATTCCCAGAAAACATTCATTTATATACAGTCAAATTGAATGATGAAATTGTAGCAGGAACGGTTTTGTATATTGATAAAAAAACGGTTCATTGTCAGTATATTTCCGTGAAAAAAGAATATAGAAATTTGAGAATTTTAGATTTTTTATTTCATCATTTGATTTTTGAGAAATTTTCAAATTTTGATTATTTTGATTTTGGAATTTCCAACGAAGAAAACGGAAAAAAACTCAACAAAGGACTGATGGAGTTTAAAGAAAATTTTGGAGCTCGTTCGGTTTCTCAGGATTTTTATCAATTGGAAACAAAAAAATATTCATTAATTGAATCTTTGTATTTATGATTCCATACCTCAATTTAAAGAAAATAAATCAACCTTATGAAGAGCAAATTTTGGAGAAAACCAAAGAATTTGTTCAGTCGGGACATTATATTTTGGGCGAACAATTGGATTTGTTTGAACGCAATTTTTCGGAGTATTGTGGCGTTCCGCATACGGTGGGCGTTGGCAACGGCCTAGATGCTTTAACACTGATTTTCAAGGCATATATACAATTAGGAAAATTGAAAACAGGCGATGAAATTATCGTTCCTGCCAATACTTATATTGCGAGTATTTTGGCGATTATCAACGCTGGTTTGAAACCTAAACTGATTGATACCAACTTGAAAACCTATAACTTAGATATTTTTTCAGTGCAAAACGCCATTGAACCTGGGAAAACCAAGGCGATTTTGATGGTGCATTTATACGGACAAATCAACGATGCCAAAGAATTGCGACAATTAGCAGAGGATTTCAATTTATTGTTGATAGAAGATGCTGCTCAGGCTCACGGTGCTATGCAAGACGGCAAACGAGCAGGTGCTATCGGACACGCCGCTGGGTTTAGTTTTTACCCTGGGAAAAATTTGGGTTGTTTGGGCGATGGTGGTGCCATAACTACCCACGACACGCAATTGGCAAATTGCATACGAGCGATGAGAAATTATGGTTCGGAAATGAAATATTACCATATTTACAAAGGTTGCAACTCTCGTTTAGACGAATGGCAAGCCGCAATTTTGAACCTCAAATTACAAGATTTGGATTTTGACAATGACAAACGAAGAGCGATTGCTTTAAGATATTTAACTGAAATTCAAAATAATAAAGTTGAATTACCTACTTGGGACGAATCTAAAAATCATGTGTTTCATATTTTTGTGGTTAGGGTAAAAAACCGAACGGCTTTTCAAGAGCATTTGTTGAGCAAAGGGGTTCAAACATTGATACACTATCCGATTGCACCTCATTTACAAAGCAGTATGACAGAATTTGAAGATTTGCAACTGCCTATTTCTGAGCAAATTCACCGTGAAGTAGTAAGCATTCCGTGTCATCAAATGCTTTCGTTTGAAGAAGTAAGTCAAGTGATTAAGGCGGTGAATAGTTATTAGGCTATAAGCATCCCACATTTGGTGGGACAGGGGAGGCAGGAAGCTATTTCTCACCAC
Coding sequences within it:
- the rbfA gene encoding 30S ribosome-binding factor RbfA, whose protein sequence is METNRQKKMGALLQEELVDILQGEVRKNGISNLIISVSKVSVTTDLSIAKVYLSIFPAEKGGELIKAIQSNAPLIKHDLAQRVKNQLRKVPNLSFYIDDSLEYIEKIDEALKGTENPIENRDLLVRRKKK
- a CDS encoding ABC transporter permease; translation: MIKLVYYIAKRYAFSKSKTKGINIITTISSLGIVMSTMALFVVLSVFSGLESHIRTFTDALDPELTIFPKKGKTIQLSPEKLQQINQINGVQHTAQVVEERVVFTYGGKQQVATIKAVSAGYDEVFGVRNFTDYDQWIDPNTHEVVLDKNLVYQLGIGQNPEENILEVLAMKPGKGLLGSVEDAYVSFPLYPIDVYMAEAAGDGKSFVFADLEVGQKLLSLNQNQYSKLELKIDENQNLKPIIQQIETHFPNQFEIKTREQLNDSLYKMLKTEALAVYLVFTLVIVITLFCLCGALIMIILEKKEAIKTLSYLGFTIQNIRKIFFLQGMIITALGTLVGLILGVIIAFCQKQFQWIMVNPTFAYPIEWRFENVATVLATLLILGLIACLITSSRIRREMIER
- a CDS encoding MerR family transcriptional regulator — translated: MKENTLPEKRYYSIGELATYFQVNASLLRFWEKEFDILKPKKNAKGNRMFTPQDVKHLHTIFYLVKEKGYTLDGAKEYLKNSSKEPLTILEIIQKLQNIKQQLVQIKNNL
- a CDS encoding LemA family protein, whose translation is MRKVLPAIAVVGVLIIAMFFAWMNFNNTALKLNQDTERTWADVETAYQRRNDLIGNLVSTVKGAAEHEKSTLEAVVNARAKATQVTVDPTNITPEQMQQFQEAQSGVSSALSRLLVTVENYPTLQANQNFLKLQDELASTENQILTARTRFNATVTEYNNYVMKMPNKLFLGNYPQKAYFASEKGAEKAPKVEF
- a CDS encoding TPM domain-containing protein encodes the protein MPHTNNFLTHEEEQQVVQAIIQAEKNTTGEIRVHIENHSNSKLMERAWEVFHLLEMQKTNARNGVLFYVGTIDHRFAIVGDEGINRVVPDDFWECTKDVVISNFKNKNYCQGLVEGVLRAGEQLKKYFPADESTSIDELSNEISKGVLGVSS
- a CDS encoding YgcG family protein, whose protein sequence is MKKLLHYIFPLLLLFQVGISYAQFEIPPKPQGIEQTSVYDYANLLCLEDKKALEQKLINYADSTSNQIVIAIIPSLKGEYEGTLAPSWAHKWGIGQKGKDNGVFILLAEQERKLWIAPGYGLEHLLTAGVNGQIIRNEIIPYFKQGDYYGGLDNGTDQLIALFSGQYIVEEGSDEGANAGLITLLLMIGVIALLVYWSNKQNKKKIKKYKDAGLSMEDIMIILSRAGRNNKSGGWKGGGFGGGGFGGGFSGGFGGGGFSGGGAGGSW
- a CDS encoding IS982 family transposase; translation: MNNLEQIYERILEVLEDFFPHQLLPYQRRKPKMSDLELVSLNLTAEYLSIDSELQLFRKIPNSLKNKIERSVYNKRKRNLFYYINQIREKLAMCFNREESYFVIDSMPLKICENARAMRSKICRDESFSYPDYGFCASQKLHYFGYKLHIICSIEGIVQSLDMTPASVHDVHYLKDVSSQIQNCVLIGDRGYISSQYQLDLFNTATIQLDTPKRINQKDYKPQFYLFKKKRKRIETLFSQLCDQFMIKRNYAKSFNGFKTRIISKITALTLIQYINKFVLKKEINKIKASII
- a CDS encoding GNAT family N-acetyltransferase: MSSIKIVKYSLKDYHLWNNFVAQAKNATFLFHRDYMEYHKDRFEDFSLMIFEKEELIALLPAHISGDKIFSHNGLTYGGLICQSKLRTTDFVEIFYHLMKFLHENAISQWFWKEIPNFYTTNGNDELKYLTFVTEAKLYRRDLCSVIDLKQKIPTTHGLNWKVNKAKKAGAIIEKSTNFSFFWNEILSVELLEKYGVKPVHSLEEIQFLHDKFPENIHLYTVKLNDEIVAGTVLYIDKKTVHCQYISVKKEYRNLRILDFLFHHLIFEKFSNFDYFDFGISNEENGKKLNKGLMEFKENFGARSVSQDFYQLETKKYSLIESLYL
- a CDS encoding DegT/DnrJ/EryC1/StrS family aminotransferase — translated: MIPYLNLKKINQPYEEQILEKTKEFVQSGHYILGEQLDLFERNFSEYCGVPHTVGVGNGLDALTLIFKAYIQLGKLKTGDEIIVPANTYIASILAIINAGLKPKLIDTNLKTYNLDIFSVQNAIEPGKTKAILMVHLYGQINDAKELRQLAEDFNLLLIEDAAQAHGAMQDGKRAGAIGHAAGFSFYPGKNLGCLGDGGAITTHDTQLANCIRAMRNYGSEMKYYHIYKGCNSRLDEWQAAILNLKLQDLDFDNDKRRAIALRYLTEIQNNKVELPTWDESKNHVFHIFVVRVKNRTAFQEHLLSKGVQTLIHYPIAPHLQSSMTEFEDLQLPISEQIHREVVSIPCHQMLSFEEVSQVIKAVNSY